The Clostridia bacterium DNA segment GTAAAAAATTTGATGAAGAGATTATGGAGTATTTCGGTGGCCCTGACATCATTGACCGAGCCCACAACGAATATCTCCACATAGCCGTAAGCAGCGGAATACCCTCTCTACTGGTCTACCTGCTTTTCATAGGCCATATTTTGTGGGTGGCTGGACATAGAATCAGGAAAAGGCCCGATTTACTGCCCTTCTTTGCTGCGGTAGTTGGCTATCTCATACAAGCTTCCTTCAACATCAGCGTGGTAACCGTAGCCTATGTATTTTGGATTTTCCTGGGATTTATCAGCTCTTACAAACGAGTATAAGGGGGGCAACCGTTTGCCAATCAGTGGAAAAGTCTTTGCCTGGAAGAAAAAAGTGTGAGAAAATGGACTTATGGATGGGAAATTATCCTAAATACCGGATGAATATAGTGTATATGAGATAAATAGGGGCTAAAATAGGTATATAAGTCGGTTTATATATCAAATATAGGATAGCCGCTATTGACAAAATGACATTAAGTGATAATATCGTAAGAAAGGAGAGATTGTGAAAAATAGCATTAATGTAGGTCGCAAATTGAAAATGTTGCGTTCACTTCACAAAATATCTCTAAAAAAACTGGCGGAAGAAACTGGCATGAGCTACTCCTATTTATGGGGACTCGAAAATGATAAGCACTCCATTTCTGTAACCAACCTGCAACGGTTGTCGGAGTATTTTGATGTAGATCTAATCTACTTCTTGGGTAGCAGCCAAGACTCTAAATCCGTCTATATTGCTAAAGAAGACATAAATGAAGTTATTACGGAAGACAATGTATCGTTCAAATGCATCACTGACAATGTGAAAAGCCGCCTGCAAGTGACTTTAGTAGAACTTCCGAAAGATTCTCCTTCCGAAAGACATATCCATCATCATGATGAAGGAGAAGAATTTATAACAGTAATATCTGGAGAGCTACATGTCATTTTAGGGGACGAGGAATATGAGTTGGGACCGGGGGATTCGGTATTGTTTGAATCCAAGACGGACCACGTAATCTTCACCAAAAGCAAAGCGGCCACTTTCTATCTGGTTGTGACGCCGCCATATGGGTCACATCTTTTGAATGGGATATAACATTGCATATTGGGCATGAGACGATTTTCGTCTCATGCCTTTTTATATGGGCCTAAGATAGGTCAATATTCAAGCGTGGATTTATTTGTTGTTGCACTGTGTTTGTTTTGGAAACGAGAAGCTATTGCATGTCTGTGGGGGACTGTAATCTTCACGGTATTCTACTTGGAAAAGTAATAGTAAAAATTGTTTTTAGGAGGCACATATGAGTGAAAAAATAGCGCTCGCCTACATAAACCAGTTCTATGCTGGTATAGGTGGCGAAGACAAGGCAGATGTGGGATTCATGGAATTCGACGGTGCCAAAGGACCAGGCATTGGCATGCAAGGCATGTGGAAAGACGAAATGTCCATTGCTGCCACAGTGGCTTGCGGTGACAACTTTGTCAACAACGAGGAAAAATTCCCCGAGGTTGCGGCCCAAATTGATACTGTAATTGAACGAGTAAAACCAGACGTATTCATATCCGGTCCGGCATTCAATGCTGGACGCTATGGGGTAGCCTGCGCTAGAGTGGCAGACTACGTTAGAACGAAGCATGGAATTCCTAGTGTAAGCGCCATGTACTACGAAAATCCTGCAGTGGCCATGTATGTAAAAGACAACTACATCGTAGCTACACCAGAAACAGCAGCTGGTATGAGAAAAGTTTTACCGACTTTTGCAGCACTAGCCCTAAAGCTTGCCAAAAAAGAAAAGATAGGACCTGCACGTAAGGAAGGATATCTTCCAACCGGCCATCGCTACAACGAGTACCACGAAAAGACCGGTGCAGAGCGTGTGGTAGACATTCTCCTGAAGAAACTCAATGGTGAAGAATACGTGACGGAAGTACCACAACGCGCTTTCGAGATGATTCCTCCAAGCCCGGCAATTAAGGAATTGAATGAAACCAACATTGGTCTAATTACTTCCGGTGGCTTGGTTCCCAAGGGTAACCCGGACCATCTCAAACAAGCCTTCTCCGTAGACTATGGCTCTTACGATATCACCGGTATGGATAGCTTAGTAAAGGGTGAATTCATCTCCATTCATGGCGGTTTCGATACGACGGTAGTAGACGATGACCCCAACCGAGTTGTGGCCTTGGATGCCATGCGTAGCTTGGAAAAAGAAGGAGTCTTCAACAAATTGCATAACCGATTCCTTTCTACGGCCGGTGTAGGCACCAATGTAGAAAGCGCCAAAGATATTGGCTCCAGGATGGCTAAGGAACTACTCGACAGTGGTGTCCAAGCGGCTATTCTAACTTCCACTTGAGGAACCTGTACTCGTTGCGTGTCAACGATT contains these protein-coding regions:
- a CDS encoding glycine/betaine/sarcosine/D-proline family reductase selenoprotein B codes for the protein MSEKIALAYINQFYAGIGGEDKADVGFMEFDGAKGPGIGMQGMWKDEMSIAATVACGDNFVNNEEKFPEVAAQIDTVIERVKPDVFISGPAFNAGRYGVACARVADYVRTKHGIPSVSAMYYENPAVAMYVKDNYIVATPETAAGMRKVLPTFAALALKLAKKEKIGPARKEGYLPTGHRYNEYHEKTGAERVVDILLKKLNGEEYVTEVPQRAFEMIPPSPAIKELNETNIGLITSGGLVPKGNPDHLKQAFSVDYGSYDITGMDSLVKGEFISIHGGFDTTVVDDDPNRVVALDAMRSLEKEGVFNKLHNRFLSTAGVGTNVESAKDIGSRMAKELLDSGVQAAILTST
- a CDS encoding cupin domain-containing protein — its product is MKNSINVGRKLKMLRSLHKISLKKLAEETGMSYSYLWGLENDKHSISVTNLQRLSEYFDVDLIYFLGSSQDSKSVYIAKEDINEVITEDNVSFKCITDNVKSRLQVTLVELPKDSPSERHIHHHDEGEEFITVISGELHVILGDEEYELGPGDSVLFESKTDHVIFTKSKAATFYLVVTPPYGSHLLNGI